From Ptychodera flava strain L36383 chromosome 2, AS_Pfla_20210202, whole genome shotgun sequence, the proteins below share one genomic window:
- the LOC139149500 gene encoding uncharacterized protein — MLGTLDPSQELDWNEYLESLTHAYNCTLHDSTGHSPFFLMFMRHPRLLIDLAFDVSEENTKEADYSEYVADLRSRLQWSCQEAVRRSDTARERQKRNYDKSVNNESVLQPGDRVLVADKTPVIGKHKLRDKWESMPYVVISKRPGVPVYVIQSEDGVTQRTLHRNMLKLCMFLTPTVKDPSSEHLGDLQCNEVHGDSETDSVVSSEDMLETPMMINYVVNDQGAIDNSSTNLLSG, encoded by the coding sequence ATGTTGGGAACGTTGGACCCTTCTCAGGAGCTGGATTGGAATGAATATCTGGAGAGTCTGACACATGCGTACAACTGTACCCTGCATGACTCAACAGGGCATTCTCCTTTCTTCCTGATGTTCATGAGACATCCACGCCTATTGATTGATTTGGCTTTTGATGTGTCAGAAGAAAACACTAAGGAAGCTGACTATTCAGAGTATGTTGCAGACTTGCGTTCCAGACTACAGTGGTCATGCCAAGAAGCTGTTCGTCGAAGTGATACAGCAAGAGAAAGACAGAAGAGAAATTATGACAAGAGTGTCAACAATGAGTCTGTACTCCAGCCTGGAGATAGAGTGCTTGTGGCAGATAAAACTCCCGTCATAGGAAAACACAAGCTACGTGACAAATGGGAATctatgccgtatgttgtgattTCAAAGCGACCTGGTGTTCCAGTGTATGTCATACAGTCTGAAGATGGGGTAACACAGCGCACTCTTCACAGAAATATGCTCAAACTTTGTATGTTCCTGACACCAACTGTAAAGGACCCTTCAAGTGAACACCTTGGTGACCTTCAATGTAACGAGGTTCATGGTGACAGTGAGACTGACAGTGTTGTTAGCAGTGAAGACATGTTAGAAACCCCAATGATGATAAACTATGTTGTGAATGATCAAGGCGCAATTGACAATTCATCTACAAATCTACTTTCAGGATAA